From one Luteipulveratus mongoliensis genomic stretch:
- a CDS encoding peptidoglycan D,D-transpeptidase FtsI family protein, whose protein sequence is MNSPIRRIGIVAAAMFCALLMSSTLIQFVQAKELQDRPGNRRTLLASYSKERGSILVGGTAVARSDEVDDNFKWQRKYPQPQLYAPVTGYYSFTYGAGRGVEGSYDDLLSGSSDRLFYRRMVDVITGKPPQGATLELTIDPKVQKAAWDALGNQRGAIVALDPKTGAILAMVSKPTYDPNVLAGHDLPGVSKAWTKLSTDKSRPLTNRAIGGDLYPPGSTFKLITTAAALESGQYTPESVLPGPAALDLPQTTVDLPNVDGRPCGPNDKTTMAHALQISCNSAYGSLGMSLGQTKIRDQAHKFGYGQAVTVPMRVTPSIFPTNLNQPQLAQSAIGQFDVRATPMQVAMVSASIANGGREMTPYLVKNVRDKDLDVIDSTDPEEFAKPISKDTAGQINTMMQAVVEAGSGRKAKIPGMKVAGKTGTAQSAKGALSDVWFTGFAPADNPRVAVAVVVEDGGTMADEASGGVVAAPIARKVMEAVVSQ, encoded by the coding sequence GTGAACTCGCCCATCCGCCGAATCGGCATCGTGGCGGCCGCGATGTTCTGTGCGCTGCTGATGTCCAGCACGCTGATCCAGTTCGTGCAGGCCAAGGAGCTGCAGGACCGGCCCGGCAACAGGAGGACCCTGCTGGCGTCGTACAGCAAGGAGCGCGGCTCGATCCTCGTCGGCGGCACCGCCGTCGCGCGCTCCGACGAGGTCGACGACAACTTCAAGTGGCAGCGCAAGTACCCCCAACCGCAGCTGTACGCCCCGGTCACCGGCTACTACTCCTTCACCTACGGGGCCGGTCGCGGTGTCGAGGGTTCGTACGACGACCTGCTGAGCGGCAGCTCGGACCGCCTGTTCTACCGCCGCATGGTCGACGTGATCACGGGTAAGCCGCCGCAGGGCGCGACGCTCGAGCTGACCATCGACCCCAAGGTGCAGAAGGCCGCGTGGGACGCACTCGGCAACCAGCGCGGCGCGATCGTCGCGCTGGACCCCAAGACCGGCGCGATCCTGGCCATGGTGAGCAAGCCGACCTACGACCCCAACGTGCTGGCCGGCCACGACCTGCCCGGGGTCTCCAAGGCCTGGACCAAGCTGAGCACCGACAAGAGCCGGCCGCTGACCAACCGCGCGATCGGCGGCGACCTCTACCCGCCCGGCTCGACGTTCAAGCTGATCACCACGGCCGCGGCGCTGGAGTCGGGGCAGTACACGCCCGAGTCCGTCCTGCCCGGCCCGGCCGCGCTGGACCTGCCGCAGACCACGGTCGACCTGCCCAACGTCGACGGTCGACCCTGCGGTCCGAACGACAAGACCACGATGGCCCACGCGCTGCAGATCAGCTGCAACTCGGCGTACGGCTCCCTCGGCATGTCACTCGGCCAGACCAAGATCCGCGACCAGGCGCACAAGTTCGGCTACGGCCAGGCGGTGACGGTGCCGATGCGCGTGACGCCGAGCATCTTCCCGACCAACCTGAACCAGCCGCAGCTGGCCCAGTCCGCGATCGGTCAGTTCGACGTCCGCGCGACGCCGATGCAGGTGGCGATGGTGAGCGCGTCGATCGCCAACGGAGGACGCGAGATGACGCCGTACCTCGTCAAGAACGTCCGCGACAAGGACCTCGACGTGATCGACTCGACCGACCCGGAGGAGTTCGCCAAGCCGATCTCCAAGGACACGGCCGGACAGATCAACACGATGATGCAGGCCGTCGTCGAGGCGGGGTCGGGCCGCAAGGCCAAGATCCCCGGCATGAAGGTGGCAGGCAAGACTGGCACCGCACAGAGCGCCAAGGGTGCGCTGTCCGACGTGTGGTTCACCGGATTCGCACCAGCTGACAACCCACGGGTGGCGGTAGCCGTCGTCGTGGAAGACGGGGGAACGATGGCAGACGAGGCCAGCGGTGGCGTCGTGGCAGCACCAATTGCACGGAAGGTGATGGAAGCGGTGGTCTCCCAATGA
- a CDS encoding protein kinase domain-containing protein: MSTPAQGTTMGGRYTLTDRIAAGGMGEVWKARDDILGRTVALKVLKAGLTDETGFTERFRNEARHSAALTHGNIAQVYDYGEDDGTAYLVMEFVPGRPLSKLIEERAPMSPIETVELISQAAAALQAAHKNGLIHRDVKPANILIDPEGTAKLTDFGIARAVGSVAMTKTGEVMGTAQYLAPEAAMGRPSTNLSDVYALGVVTYEMLAGRRPFEAETAVALALAHVNQPPPPLPPFVPPTIRAVVHASLEKDPARRPQNAAEYGRALRQALRDADRMGALRPGPGGPPPRPQGPGASSGPQPTGSRPAASSGPQSTRTPGGPASGPNRVGPPSGPNPHAGRTSGPQQQVGHTSGPNPQTGRHGAQLPVARPTPARDPDTSQVTRSRLKTQPEEVKQQTRRQQHVPDHTSGGTGSGLMANKPLLIGGAIAAVLLVGLLIFLLTRGGGEDPGNNPGNNPSVNTGPFKTPFKPVSMHAGTGNPKEIL, from the coding sequence ATGAGCACGCCAGCCCAGGGCACCACGATGGGTGGGCGCTACACGCTCACTGATCGCATTGCCGCAGGCGGTATGGGCGAGGTGTGGAAGGCCAGGGACGACATCCTTGGTCGCACGGTCGCGTTGAAGGTCCTGAAGGCGGGCCTGACGGACGAGACGGGCTTCACCGAACGCTTCCGCAACGAGGCTCGGCACTCCGCCGCACTGACGCACGGCAACATCGCCCAGGTCTACGACTACGGCGAGGACGACGGCACTGCCTACCTCGTCATGGAGTTCGTGCCGGGGCGGCCGCTGTCCAAGCTCATCGAAGAGCGCGCGCCGATGTCGCCGATCGAGACCGTCGAGCTGATCAGCCAGGCGGCCGCCGCACTGCAGGCCGCCCACAAGAACGGCCTGATCCACCGCGACGTCAAGCCCGCCAACATCCTCATCGACCCGGAGGGCACCGCCAAGCTCACCGACTTCGGCATCGCCCGCGCGGTCGGCTCGGTCGCGATGACCAAGACGGGTGAGGTCATGGGCACCGCCCAGTACCTCGCGCCCGAGGCCGCCATGGGTCGGCCCTCGACGAACCTGTCGGACGTCTACGCCCTCGGCGTGGTCACCTACGAGATGCTCGCCGGCCGTCGGCCGTTCGAGGCGGAGACAGCGGTGGCGCTGGCGCTGGCGCACGTCAACCAGCCGCCACCGCCGCTGCCACCGTTCGTGCCGCCGACGATCCGTGCGGTCGTGCACGCCTCCCTCGAGAAGGACCCCGCACGTCGTCCGCAGAACGCTGCCGAGTACGGCCGTGCGCTGCGTCAGGCACTGCGCGACGCCGACCGGATGGGTGCACTGCGCCCGGGCCCCGGTGGCCCGCCGCCGCGCCCGCAGGGTCCCGGCGCCTCGTCCGGTCCGCAGCCGACCGGCTCGCGACCCGCCGCTTCCTCCGGACCGCAGTCCACGCGTACGCCGGGTGGCCCGGCCTCGGGTCCCAACCGGGTCGGTCCTCCGTCAGGTCCCAACCCGCACGCGGGCCGTACGTCCGGGCCGCAGCAGCAGGTCGGGCACACCTCCGGACCCAACCCGCAGACCGGGCGCCACGGTGCCCAGCTGCCGGTGGCACGCCCGACGCCGGCGCGGGATCCCGACACCAGCCAGGTCACCCGCTCGCGACTGAAGACTCAGCCCGAGGAGGTCAAGCAGCAGACCCGTCGGCAGCAGCACGTGCCGGACCACACATCCGGAGGCACCGGCAGCGGCCTGATGGCCAACAAGCCGCTGCTCATCGGTGGCGCCATCGCCGCGGTCCTCCTCGTCGGCCTGCTGATCTTCCTGCTGACTCGTGGTGGCGGCGAAGACCCGGGCAACAACCCCGGCAACAATCCGTCCGTCAACACCGGACCGTTCAAGACTCCGTTCAAGCCGGTCTCCATGCATGCCGGGACGGGCAATCCGAAGGAGATCCTGTGA
- the pknB gene encoding Stk1 family PASTA domain-containing Ser/Thr kinase translates to MSDTPRVLGGRYEVGELIGRGGMAEVHLGHDTRLGRQVAIKMLRADLARDNTFLARFRREAQSAAGLNHHAIVAVYDSGEDVFIETGGARVDVPYIVMEYVDGKTLREVLNEEGRLAPDEASRITMGILSALEYSHDKGIVHRDIKPANVMVTRGGSVKVMDFGIARALADVGATMTSAQAVVGTARYLSPEQAQGETVDERSDLYSTGCVLFEFLTGRTPFVGEPVSLVYQHIQDTPQSPSSYEPGVPEALDAVTLHSLRKAREDRYQSAADFRSDLQAARTGAPLSEEATATAAAFGEDPTEALRRRPEAMAPPALNGNGNGGDHTADIAHHEEPPRRTMLWVLAAIVALAAIFGIGYALANSGGDGDDPQVDVPSVVNMTQAQATKKLDDLNFKVQPQEVTNQQAKGTVVGQNPDGGSKAPSGSTVTISVSSGPGQVNLPDVRGKTESQARQILAQRGIKTIEIGDPQDDTKYKKDTVASLTPAQGTDVPGTQTVTLRLSTGMVTIPEDLVGKNASEVQSTLTTLGLKASPKIEITNDRDKEGDVLRLDPGEGEKVPLDSTVTVYYGQLRIVITSTQTPPPSTNSPSTPPPNTDPPTTEPTTPPTSTGGTSSTGFPFP, encoded by the coding sequence GTGAGCGACACTCCCCGTGTGCTCGGTGGCCGCTACGAGGTCGGCGAGCTCATCGGCCGAGGCGGCATGGCCGAGGTCCATCTGGGTCACGACACGCGGCTCGGCCGTCAGGTCGCGATCAAGATGCTGCGTGCTGATCTGGCGCGCGACAACACGTTCCTGGCGCGCTTCCGCCGCGAGGCACAGTCCGCTGCCGGTCTGAACCACCACGCCATCGTCGCGGTCTACGACTCCGGCGAGGACGTCTTCATCGAGACCGGTGGCGCGCGCGTCGACGTCCCCTACATCGTCATGGAGTACGTCGACGGCAAGACCCTGCGCGAGGTCCTCAACGAGGAGGGCCGGCTCGCGCCGGACGAGGCGTCCCGCATCACGATGGGCATCCTGTCGGCGCTGGAGTACTCCCACGACAAGGGCATCGTCCACCGCGACATCAAGCCCGCCAACGTCATGGTGACCCGTGGCGGCAGCGTCAAGGTGATGGACTTCGGCATCGCCCGCGCGCTCGCCGACGTGGGCGCGACCATGACGTCGGCCCAGGCCGTCGTCGGCACCGCCCGCTACCTCTCGCCCGAGCAGGCGCAGGGCGAGACGGTCGACGAGCGCTCGGACCTCTACTCGACCGGGTGCGTGCTCTTCGAGTTCCTCACCGGCCGTACGCCGTTCGTCGGCGAGCCGGTCAGCCTCGTCTACCAGCACATCCAGGACACCCCGCAGTCGCCGTCGTCGTACGAGCCGGGCGTGCCCGAGGCACTCGACGCGGTCACGCTGCACTCGCTGCGCAAGGCGCGTGAGGACCGCTACCAGTCGGCTGCGGACTTCCGGTCCGACCTGCAGGCGGCCCGCACGGGTGCACCGCTCAGCGAGGAGGCGACCGCGACGGCTGCCGCCTTCGGAGAGGACCCGACCGAGGCGCTGCGTCGTCGTCCGGAGGCCATGGCGCCACCGGCGCTCAACGGCAATGGCAACGGCGGCGACCACACCGCTGACATCGCCCATCACGAGGAGCCGCCGCGGCGGACCATGCTGTGGGTGCTAGCGGCGATCGTGGCGCTGGCCGCGATCTTCGGGATCGGCTATGCGCTGGCCAACAGTGGCGGCGACGGCGACGACCCGCAGGTCGACGTCCCGAGCGTGGTCAACATGACCCAGGCTCAGGCGACCAAGAAACTCGATGACCTGAACTTCAAGGTCCAGCCGCAGGAAGTCACCAACCAGCAGGCCAAGGGCACCGTCGTCGGCCAGAACCCGGACGGCGGCTCCAAGGCACCCTCTGGCTCAACGGTCACGATCAGCGTGTCCAGCGGACCAGGGCAGGTCAACCTGCCCGACGTGCGCGGCAAGACCGAGAGTCAGGCCAGGCAGATCCTCGCTCAACGAGGCATCAAGACCATCGAGATCGGTGATCCGCAGGACGACACCAAGTACAAGAAGGACACTGTCGCGTCCCTGACGCCAGCCCAGGGCACCGACGTACCGGGCACTCAGACAGTGACCTTGCGCCTCTCCACAGGCATGGTGACCATTCCTGAGGACCTTGTCGGCAAGAACGCCTCAGAGGTTCAGAGCACGCTGACCACGCTCGGTCTGAAAGCCAGCCCCAAGATCGAGATCACGAATGACCGCGACAAGGAAGGCGACGTCCTCAGGCTTGACCCGGGTGAGGGCGAGAAGGTCCCGCTCGACTCAACGGTGACGGTGTACTACGGACAGTTGCGGATCGTGATCACCTCGACGCAGACCCCGCCCCCGAGCACCAACTCACCGTCGACGCCGCCGCCAAACACGGATCCGCCGACGACAGAACCCACAACACCGCCAACCTCGACCGGTGGCACCTCGTCCACGGGGTTCCCGTTCCCGTGA
- a CDS encoding aminodeoxychorismate/anthranilate synthase component II, which produces MRILVIDNYDSFVFTIVGYLEQLGADCTVVRNDAITPDEGAAYDGVLVSPGPGTPEEAGVSMAMIEACAERSQPMLGVCLGHQALGVVLGAVVGRAPELLHGKTSRVHHEGTGVLEGLHSPFTATRYHSLTIEPSTVPAELVVNGRTSSGIIMAAHHATLPLHGVQFHPESVLTQGGHRMLANWLQICGDSDAVERSHGLAPLVHQNAG; this is translated from the coding sequence ATGCGCATCCTGGTCATCGACAACTACGACAGCTTCGTCTTCACGATCGTCGGCTACCTCGAGCAGTTGGGCGCCGACTGCACGGTCGTCCGCAACGACGCGATCACCCCGGACGAGGGCGCGGCGTACGACGGCGTGCTCGTCTCCCCCGGCCCCGGCACTCCCGAGGAGGCCGGCGTATCGATGGCGATGATCGAGGCGTGCGCCGAGCGCTCGCAGCCGATGCTGGGCGTGTGCCTCGGTCATCAGGCCCTCGGAGTCGTCCTCGGCGCGGTCGTCGGACGGGCGCCCGAGCTGCTGCACGGCAAGACGTCGCGGGTGCACCACGAGGGCACGGGTGTGCTCGAAGGACTGCACTCGCCGTTTACCGCCACGCGCTACCACTCGCTGACGATCGAGCCGTCCACCGTGCCGGCCGAGCTCGTCGTCAACGGGCGCACGTCGAGCGGCATCATCATGGCCGCGCATCACGCGACACTGCCGCTGCACGGGGTGCAGTTCCACCCGGAGAGCGTGCTCACTCAGGGCGGCCACCGGATGCTCGCCAACTGGCTGCAGATCTGCGGTGACTCCGATGCCGTCGAGCGCTCGCACGGCCTCGCGCCCCTGGTCCACCAGAACGCCGGCTGA
- a CDS encoding DUF881 domain-containing protein, whose amino-acid sequence MASTSTSTPRNRWTYVVPVVAAAAGVLFGVSAGVSKGTDLRPGTTSLVGVVQDANHKVRGQQSDVQRLRNEVQSLTNENGPGSAELKGLNGRADALAPGAGLTAAKGKGVKVTLNDSSRKVSELPEGGNVDWLVVHQQDVQAVVNALWQSGATSMMLMDQRVISTSAVRCVGNTLILQGRVYSPPFTITAIGNPAVLKKGLDNNEGVKQYRDYVDLAGVGYEAHQVNATFPAYAGSLAMHHAQPKS is encoded by the coding sequence ATGGCGTCCACGTCCACGTCCACGCCACGCAACCGGTGGACCTATGTCGTGCCGGTCGTCGCCGCGGCCGCTGGTGTCCTGTTCGGGGTCAGCGCGGGGGTGTCCAAGGGCACCGACCTGCGTCCCGGCACCACCTCGCTCGTCGGTGTCGTTCAGGACGCCAACCACAAGGTCCGCGGCCAGCAGAGTGATGTGCAGCGGCTGCGCAACGAGGTCCAGTCGCTCACCAACGAGAACGGTCCGGGCAGCGCAGAGCTGAAGGGCCTCAACGGCCGCGCGGACGCGCTCGCCCCCGGTGCCGGCCTCACCGCGGCCAAGGGCAAGGGCGTCAAGGTCACGCTCAACGACTCCAGCCGCAAGGTGTCAGAGCTGCCCGAGGGCGGCAACGTCGACTGGCTTGTCGTGCACCAGCAGGACGTCCAGGCCGTCGTCAACGCCCTGTGGCAGTCGGGCGCCACGTCGATGATGCTGATGGACCAGCGCGTGATCTCCACGAGCGCGGTGCGCTGTGTCGGCAACACGCTGATTCTGCAGGGACGCGTCTACTCCCCACCCTTCACGATCACCGCGATCGGCAACCCGGCCGTGCTCAAGAAGGGCCTCGACAACAACGAGGGCGTCAAGCAATACCGCGACTACGTCGACCTCGCGGGAGTCGGCTACGAGGCGCATCAGGTCAACGCGACGTTCCCTGCCTACGCCGGCTCGCTGGCCATGCACCACGCACAACCCAAGAGCTGA
- a CDS encoding cell division protein CrgA, with protein sequence MSTSEEKDKAGTGKGAGSGASTVSSDATRSSRKKADKAVDAGASKADTKAGAAKSDAASKADAKATGTKKAAKSDAKDTRKAAKKARRGDRPEKLDGLNPTWWVPVMLGLMVVGLIWIVVFYLANGEAPIPGISYGNLAIGFGLIMVGFAMTTRWR encoded by the coding sequence GTGAGCACGTCCGAGGAGAAGGACAAGGCCGGCACCGGCAAGGGTGCTGGTTCGGGTGCGTCCACGGTGTCCTCGGACGCGACGCGCAGCAGCCGAAAGAAGGCCGACAAGGCTGTCGACGCGGGCGCGTCCAAGGCTGACACGAAGGCCGGCGCTGCCAAGTCGGACGCCGCGTCCAAGGCGGATGCCAAGGCGACTGGCACCAAGAAGGCCGCGAAGTCCGACGCGAAGGACACCCGCAAGGCGGCCAAGAAGGCTCGCCGCGGCGATCGGCCCGAAAAGCTGGACGGCCTCAACCCGACCTGGTGGGTTCCGGTCATGCTCGGCCTGATGGTCGTCGGCCTGATCTGGATCGTGGTCTTCTACCTCGCCAACGGTGAAGCCCCGATCCCGGGCATCTCCTACGGCAACCTGGCGATCGGCTTCGGCCTGATCATGGTCGGGTTCGCCATGACGACCCGCTGGCGCTGA
- a CDS encoding rhomboid family intramembrane serine protease produces the protein MSDLTGSPAEPPAEAPPTCPRHPKEVAYVRCQRCERPTCPACQRPASVGIQCVDCVKEQQRSTPAMRSVFGGRAVQGRPIITIGIIAICVVVWVGQLASDRVTSDLAFAPFVGDNEPWRFLTAAFVHQPDWPMHILFNMYALWICGQYLEPLLGRLRFVALYLIAALGGSVGYLMLASVPSVGEDWRGTGWFTPTVGASGAVFGLFAAVVVLNRHLGRDVTPMLLMIAINAAIPFFVDGIAWQAHVGGAITGAAVAGIIAALGRERRQLHWGALGGVLVVLVILAVVRYQTVSLPPELTGLG, from the coding sequence ATGTCTGACCTGACCGGCTCGCCCGCCGAACCTCCCGCTGAGGCACCTCCGACCTGTCCGCGACACCCCAAGGAGGTCGCGTACGTCCGGTGCCAGCGCTGCGAACGCCCCACCTGCCCGGCCTGCCAGCGCCCGGCATCCGTGGGCATCCAGTGCGTCGACTGCGTCAAGGAGCAGCAACGCTCGACTCCTGCCATGCGCAGCGTGTTCGGTGGGCGAGCCGTCCAGGGACGACCAATCATCACGATCGGCATCATCGCCATCTGTGTCGTGGTGTGGGTCGGCCAGCTCGCGTCCGACCGCGTCACCTCCGACCTGGCGTTCGCACCGTTCGTCGGTGACAACGAGCCGTGGCGGTTCCTGACCGCGGCCTTCGTGCACCAGCCGGACTGGCCGATGCACATCCTCTTCAACATGTACGCCCTGTGGATCTGTGGTCAGTACCTCGAGCCCTTGCTCGGCCGGCTGCGGTTCGTGGCTCTCTACCTGATCGCGGCGCTGGGCGGATCCGTCGGCTATCTCATGCTGGCGTCCGTGCCGTCGGTTGGTGAGGACTGGCGCGGCACCGGCTGGTTCACGCCGACGGTCGGCGCATCGGGCGCGGTCTTCGGGCTGTTCGCAGCGGTCGTCGTGCTCAACCGGCACCTCGGCCGTGACGTCACGCCGATGCTCCTGATGATCGCGATCAACGCGGCCATCCCGTTCTTCGTCGACGGCATCGCGTGGCAGGCGCACGTGGGCGGCGCGATCACCGGTGCTGCAGTCGCCGGCATCATCGCCGCGCTCGGGCGTGAGCGGCGACAGCTGCACTGGGGTGCCTTGGGCGGCGTCCTGGTGGTCCTGGTGATCCTCGCGGTCGTCCGCTACCAGACCGTGTCACTGCCGCCCGAGCTGACCGGCCTGGGCTGA
- a CDS encoding peptidylprolyl isomerase yields the protein MNATLHTNHGDINVTLFPNEAPKTVDNFVGLATGEKEYKDDAGRTNPTPFYDGLTFHRIIPGFMIQGGCPKGIGIGGPGYDFDDEIHPDKNFNNPYVLAMANAGKRGGRGTNGSQFFITTGPTPHLQGKHTVFGEVADGPSREVVDKISGVRTGAQDKPVEPVVIERVSVQG from the coding sequence ATGAATGCGACGCTGCATACCAACCACGGCGACATCAACGTGACGCTGTTCCCGAACGAAGCCCCCAAGACGGTGGACAACTTCGTCGGCCTCGCCACGGGTGAGAAGGAGTACAAGGACGACGCCGGTCGTACGAACCCGACGCCCTTCTACGACGGCCTGACGTTTCACCGGATCATCCCGGGCTTCATGATCCAGGGCGGCTGCCCCAAGGGCATCGGCATTGGTGGCCCCGGCTACGACTTCGATGACGAGATCCACCCCGACAAGAACTTCAACAACCCCTACGTCCTGGCCATGGCCAACGCCGGCAAGCGCGGCGGCCGCGGCACCAACGGTTCGCAGTTCTTCATCACGACCGGGCCGACCCCGCACCTGCAGGGCAAGCACACGGTCTTCGGTGAGGTCGCGGACGGTCCGTCGCGCGAGGTCGTCGACAAGATCTCCGGCGTACGCACCGGCGCCCAGGACAAGCCCGTCGAGCCCGTCGTGATCGAGCGCGTCTCGGTCCAGGGCTGA
- a CDS encoding LysR family transcriptional regulator gives MEARHLDLLRELADRGSVTAVAEATRRTPSAVSQQLKTAQRELGVRLVEPSGRGLRLTPAGAVLAAAGRDVSAALERAQAQWDEFQGVATGLVAIAALPSAATFLLPGVFDELADEPIALQCNDFDIAEVEWGGLVNDHDIVIAHSMTSRAPAGTKGLKTVRLVREPLDIAMAADHPLARRREVTAAEVAGEEWVGVPIGYPFDRVLQSIARETGATLRISQRLRDNRLIESLVASGHRLAVLPRFTTPQTGEVVLRPLRDIPTGRHVFAVLRPDKAERFVVRRVLEAFVDVASRRAQPLVE, from the coding sequence ATGGAAGCACGGCACCTCGATCTGCTCCGAGAGCTGGCCGACCGCGGCAGCGTCACCGCGGTCGCAGAGGCCACCCGTCGTACGCCATCTGCCGTCTCCCAGCAGCTCAAGACCGCGCAGCGTGAGCTCGGGGTGCGGCTCGTCGAGCCGTCGGGTCGCGGGTTGAGGTTGACGCCGGCGGGCGCTGTGCTCGCGGCTGCCGGCCGAGACGTGTCGGCCGCTCTGGAGCGTGCTCAGGCGCAATGGGACGAATTCCAAGGAGTAGCAACGGGACTCGTTGCCATCGCGGCGTTGCCGAGCGCTGCGACGTTCCTTCTGCCCGGGGTCTTCGATGAGCTGGCGGACGAGCCAATTGCGTTGCAGTGCAACGACTTCGACATCGCAGAGGTCGAGTGGGGCGGCCTCGTCAACGATCACGACATCGTCATCGCGCACAGCATGACCAGTCGGGCACCGGCCGGCACCAAAGGTCTGAAGACCGTCCGGCTGGTGCGCGAGCCGCTCGACATCGCCATGGCCGCGGACCATCCACTCGCTCGACGACGAGAGGTCACGGCTGCTGAGGTGGCGGGCGAGGAGTGGGTCGGGGTGCCGATCGGCTACCCGTTCGACCGCGTGCTGCAGTCGATCGCGCGCGAGACGGGTGCGACGCTGCGCATCAGTCAGCGGCTGCGGGACAACCGCCTGATCGAGTCACTCGTCGCGAGCGGCCACCGGCTTGCGGTGCTGCCGCGTTTCACGACGCCGCAGACGGGCGAGGTGGTGCTGCGGCCGCTGCGCGACATCCCGACCGGCCGTCATGTGTTCGCGGTGCTGCGTCCCGACAAAGCCGAACGCTTCGTCGTACGAAGGGTGCTCGAGGCCTTCGTCGACGTCGCCTCCCGCCGCGCCCAACCGTTGGTCGAGTAG
- a CDS encoding EamA family transporter — translation MPNRHRALAIGVAVIWGLNFTAIHASLEHFPPLFLVALRFALIAVPTILLVPRPDVPLRWLVGYGIGFGTLQFLFLYWGMSTGMPAGLASLVLQASAPFTVVLGATVLRERVSGRQLAGILLAVGGLTIVGVRRSEAADITPFLLTLAGAFGWAIGNICSRRAKPQNPLHLTLWMSVVPPVPMLALALVFEGPEPIARSMTSWDSQAAYAVLGLAYTVVIGTIVGSGIWTWLMARHPAGVVAPFSMLVPVVGMSTAWLVLGETVSAAELAGGAVVIAGVLLGSTQRKRRVRRPHPAVPAAQRNIWRRPAVDQS, via the coding sequence ATGCCGAACCGTCACCGCGCTCTCGCCATCGGCGTCGCCGTCATCTGGGGGCTGAACTTCACCGCCATCCACGCGTCGCTGGAGCACTTCCCGCCGCTCTTCCTGGTGGCGCTGCGTTTCGCTCTCATCGCGGTGCCGACGATCCTGCTGGTGCCGCGTCCCGACGTGCCGCTGCGGTGGCTGGTGGGCTACGGGATCGGCTTCGGGACACTGCAGTTCTTGTTCCTCTACTGGGGCATGTCGACCGGGATGCCGGCTGGTCTGGCGTCGCTCGTGCTGCAGGCGTCCGCACCGTTCACCGTGGTGCTCGGCGCGACCGTGCTGCGCGAGCGGGTGTCCGGCCGTCAGCTCGCCGGGATCCTGCTCGCGGTCGGGGGCCTGACCATCGTCGGCGTCCGTCGCTCCGAGGCCGCCGACATCACGCCGTTCCTGCTGACGCTCGCCGGCGCGTTCGGGTGGGCGATCGGCAACATCTGCAGCCGCCGGGCCAAGCCGCAGAACCCGTTGCACCTGACGCTCTGGATGTCGGTCGTGCCGCCGGTCCCGATGCTCGCGCTGGCCCTGGTGTTCGAGGGACCCGAGCCGATCGCTCGCTCGATGACGTCCTGGGACTCGCAGGCGGCGTACGCCGTGCTCGGCCTTGCGTACACCGTGGTCATCGGCACGATCGTCGGCTCCGGCATCTGGACCTGGCTGATGGCGCGGCATCCAGCGGGCGTGGTCGCGCCGTTCTCGATGCTGGTGCCGGTCGTGGGGATGAGCACCGCCTGGCTGGTGCTCGGCGAGACGGTGAGTGCGGCGGAGCTGGCGGGCGGTGCGGTGGTGATCGCCGGCGTACTCCTCGGCAGTACGCAACGGAAGCGGCGCGTACGACGACCGCACCCGGCCGTGCCCGCCGCCCAGCGGAATATCTGGCGTCGCCCAGCAGTAGACCAGTCATGA
- a CDS encoding TIGR03618 family F420-dependent PPOX class oxidoreductase has protein sequence MRLDDSARDLIGDGANATLVTLNPDGSPQVTVVWVALQSTPDGDELVTAHLGEYKKVRNVRADSRVALTILASEQDEGDIMRPYLAITGTARIVEGGAPELLKELAATLAPGVTFPAEDAPPGLLTRIRIDKVGGIGPWTA, from the coding sequence ATGAGACTTGATGACTCCGCCCGCGACCTCATTGGCGACGGCGCCAACGCCACCCTGGTCACCCTCAACCCCGACGGCAGCCCGCAGGTGACCGTCGTCTGGGTGGCGCTGCAGTCCACGCCCGACGGCGACGAGCTGGTGACCGCGCATCTCGGCGAGTACAAGAAGGTGCGCAACGTCCGCGCAGACAGCCGCGTGGCGTTGACCATCCTGGCGTCGGAGCAGGACGAGGGCGACATCATGCGTCCCTACCTCGCGATCACCGGCACCGCTCGCATCGTCGAGGGCGGTGCGCCCGAGCTGCTCAAGGAGCTGGCCGCGACCCTGGCGCCGGGAGTCACGTTCCCTGCGGAGGACGCGCCGCCCGGCCTGCTCACCCGCATCCGGATCGACAAGGTCGGCGGCATCGGACCCTGGACCGCCTGA